A single region of the Halorussus gelatinilyticus genome encodes:
- a CDS encoding helix-turn-helix domain-containing protein, whose amino-acid sequence MSDAGTEGASDPTSGATPTEPPESAAVEESDADAEAAAPAPDVESSEASDAFEALGNEVRMAVLRALAGGETEGDAGEGASDPPENGTMTFSELFEVSPADTTAGFAYHLRQLTDRFVRRTGEDDDRYALTYAGSQVARAIAAGTYTDRVSFGPVPTGDACPLCASGDLAAVCEANTVTVACDDCGRGVLTLPFPPGARRNRDPERLLSAFDRHHRHRLSVMSDGVCPECAATMDAALASPPDAVTERLPDSDAERAQVRLDCAQCGCRLHAPVTLAVLEHPAVVAFFHDHSLNVRDRPIWNVGDEWTETVVSDDPWCVRVGVELDDEQLDVFVDGDCSVAGTRRRDAAESRQAS is encoded by the coding sequence ATGAGTGACGCTGGCACGGAGGGCGCGAGCGACCCGACCTCGGGGGCGACGCCGACCGAACCGCCCGAGAGCGCGGCGGTCGAGGAGAGCGACGCGGACGCCGAGGCCGCCGCGCCCGCCCCGGACGTCGAGTCGAGCGAGGCCAGCGACGCCTTCGAGGCGCTGGGAAACGAGGTCCGGATGGCGGTCCTCCGGGCACTCGCGGGCGGCGAGACCGAGGGCGACGCCGGCGAAGGCGCGTCGGACCCGCCCGAGAACGGGACGATGACCTTCTCGGAGTTGTTCGAGGTCAGTCCCGCCGACACGACCGCGGGGTTCGCCTACCACCTCCGGCAGTTGACCGACCGGTTCGTCCGGCGGACCGGCGAGGACGACGACCGCTACGCGCTGACCTACGCCGGGTCGCAGGTCGCCCGCGCCATCGCCGCCGGCACCTACACCGACCGTGTGTCGTTCGGTCCCGTGCCGACGGGCGACGCCTGCCCGCTCTGCGCGTCGGGGGACCTCGCGGCGGTCTGCGAGGCCAACACCGTCACGGTGGCCTGCGACGACTGCGGGCGCGGCGTCCTCACGCTCCCGTTCCCGCCGGGCGCGCGCCGTAACCGCGACCCCGAGCGCCTGCTGTCGGCGTTCGACCGCCACCACCGCCACCGACTCTCGGTGATGTCCGACGGCGTGTGCCCGGAGTGCGCCGCGACGATGGACGCCGCGCTCGCGTCCCCGCCTGACGCCGTGACCGAGCGCCTGCCGGACAGCGACGCCGAGCGCGCGCAGGTCCGCCTCGACTGCGCCCAGTGCGGATGCCGACTCCACGCCCCGGTCACGCTCGCGGTCCTCGAACACCCCGCGGTGGTCGCGTTCTTCCACGACCACAGCCTGAACGTCCGGGACCGGCCCATCTGGAACGTCGGCGACGAGTGGACCGAGACGGTCGTCTCGGACGACCCGTGGTGCGTCCGGGTCGGCGTCGAACTGGACGACGAGCAACTGGACGTGTTCGTCGACGGGGACTGCTCTGTGGCCGGGACGCGACGACGCGACGCGGCCGAGAGTCGGCAGGCGTCGTAG
- a CDS encoding archaeal proteasome endopeptidase complex subunit alpha: protein MQGDQQAYDRGTSIFSPDGRLYQVEYAREAVERGSASVGVTTADGVVLAARRRVRSSLMDPESVEKLHQVADHLGVASAGNAADARQLVEFARRTAQRDRLSYDEPMGVEPLAKAVADHVQEYTQSGGARPFGTALLVGGVTEDASGDPRPTLYETDPSGTPSAWDAAAVGRDSAEIREFLEAEYRSDGDLDAGVDLALEALAAPDDRSFSPADVAVATVTGDAGYRGLSADERRTALDSLDLLDENGNPQAS, encoded by the coding sequence ATGCAGGGCGACCAGCAGGCGTACGACCGCGGCACCAGCATCTTCTCGCCCGACGGGCGACTGTATCAGGTCGAGTACGCCCGCGAGGCGGTCGAGCGCGGGAGCGCGAGCGTCGGCGTCACGACCGCCGACGGCGTCGTCCTCGCGGCCCGTCGCCGAGTGCGCTCGTCGCTGATGGACCCCGAGAGCGTCGAGAAGTTGCATCAGGTCGCCGACCACCTCGGGGTCGCCTCGGCGGGCAACGCGGCCGACGCCCGGCAGCTCGTGGAGTTCGCGCGCCGGACCGCCCAGCGCGACCGGCTGAGCTACGACGAGCCGATGGGCGTCGAACCGCTCGCGAAGGCCGTCGCCGACCACGTGCAGGAGTACACCCAGTCGGGCGGCGCGCGACCGTTCGGGACCGCCCTGCTCGTCGGCGGCGTGACCGAGGACGCGTCGGGCGACCCCCGGCCAACGCTCTACGAGACCGACCCATCCGGGACGCCCTCGGCGTGGGACGCCGCGGCGGTCGGACGCGACAGCGCGGAGATTCGGGAGTTCCTCGAAGCCGAGTATCGCTCCGACGGGGACCTCGACGCGGGCGTGGACCTCGCGCTCGAAGCCCTCGCCGCGCCCGACGACCGGTCGTTCTCCCCGGCGGACGTGGCGGTGGCGACGGTGACGGGCGACGCGGGCTATCGCGGCCTCTCGGCCGACGAGCGCCGGACTGCGCTCGATTCGCTCGACCTGCTGGACGAGAACGGTAATCCGCAGGCGTCCTGA
- a CDS encoding proteasome subunit beta, translating into MPDQTPRPEYGASNGRSAPDADPELTKTGTTTVAVTASDAVVVMADRRASAGGRFVTSKDTQKVEAVHPTAAVALSGAVGSLQDYTRRLRSRADQYEIRRGDPPSVAAFATYAGNLLRNGPYRMVRPILGGVDGDGPQVYDLDGGGAVMDAPYAAKGSGTQFALGVLEREFRPDLSTEEATAAAARAVESAIERDTASGNGVTVAEITAEGVAIDAYDDPADLYDAEPHVTDADADDGAAGGEEVA; encoded by the coding sequence ATGCCAGACCAGACTCCCCGGCCCGAATACGGCGCATCGAACGGTCGGTCGGCACCCGACGCCGACCCCGAACTCACCAAGACGGGCACGACGACCGTGGCCGTCACCGCGAGCGACGCCGTGGTCGTGATGGCCGACCGGCGCGCGAGCGCAGGCGGCCGGTTCGTCACGAGCAAGGACACCCAGAAGGTCGAGGCGGTCCACCCGACCGCCGCGGTCGCGCTCTCGGGCGCGGTCGGCAGTCTGCAGGACTACACCCGCCGACTCCGCTCGCGGGCCGACCAGTACGAGATTCGCCGGGGCGACCCGCCGAGCGTCGCCGCGTTCGCCACCTACGCGGGGAACCTGCTCCGGAACGGACCCTACCGGATGGTCCGGCCGATTCTGGGCGGCGTGGACGGCGACGGCCCGCAGGTCTACGATCTCGACGGCGGCGGTGCGGTGATGGACGCCCCCTACGCCGCGAAGGGGAGCGGCACCCAGTTCGCGCTCGGCGTCCTCGAACGCGAGTTCCGGCCCGACCTCTCGACGGAAGAAGCGACCGCCGCCGCGGCCCGCGCGGTCGAGAGCGCCATCGAGCGCGACACCGCCAGCGGGAACGGCGTCACCGTCGCAGAAATCACTGCTGAAGGCGTGGCCATCGACGCCTACGACGACCCGGCCGACCTCTACGACGCCGAACCGCACGTCACGGACGCTGACGCCGACGACGGCGCGGCCGGCGGCGAGGAGGTGGCCTGA